The uncultured Cohaesibacter sp. genome window below encodes:
- a CDS encoding tetratricopeptide repeat protein, protein MSKKKSVHRGVAMSVEDNAKLLHQQLLRGQFQAVAEQAKAVLKSHPDAFVIWNLQGLAYLRLGRFDLARKAFIKTNQINPDYPFSYNNLGIVLLNSGKPEEAQKAFATAVSLKPDYIEAHLNNGIVLQATGRLDAAIQSYEAALALKPDLAQAHNNMGNALRQMGRVKEAEESYRRAISLKPDFAESLYNLGRALQDQGKYSEALGVLEKALSVRPDLPEAHNDIGTILCEQQDFAGSIKAFQKAIALRPDFFVAHNNLGNVLFENGEFEAAVSACQKALAINPDYAMAYSNLGIIHETCGRLDEARAAFRKALAIKPDFAKVHRDLSRIVKYAPNDPQGAVIEGLLQGEGRSIEDSCFLHYALAKICEDCGDFKGALEHYDAGGALRQELFGYRFEQDEALFAGIRAAAPGLRQMALQPDAGTSGVTPVFILGMPRSGTTLVEQILSSHSLVTGADELLEVSQLGGRISAGKEPVTEEALRAFRAGYLNAIAKLADGKPYVTDKMPQNFLHIGLICAAFPEARIIHVKRDAAATCWSNFKTYFLSNALGYSYSLETVVRYYKLYDSLMAFWQETFGERILDLDYEALTVDPEPATRALIAHVGLDWASACLSPHLNRRVARTASNQQVRKEIYKGSSEEWRKFEPFLGGAFDALAVKG, encoded by the coding sequence ATGTCGAAGAAGAAATCAGTGCATCGAGGCGTCGCCATGTCCGTTGAAGACAATGCAAAACTGCTGCATCAGCAGTTGCTGCGCGGTCAATTCCAAGCCGTTGCCGAGCAGGCCAAGGCGGTACTGAAAAGCCATCCGGATGCTTTTGTGATCTGGAACCTGCAAGGGCTTGCCTACCTTCGGCTTGGCAGGTTCGATCTGGCGAGGAAGGCGTTCATCAAGACCAACCAGATCAATCCCGACTACCCGTTCAGCTACAACAATCTTGGCATTGTTCTGCTCAATTCCGGCAAGCCAGAGGAGGCGCAAAAGGCGTTCGCCACTGCTGTTTCCCTGAAGCCAGACTATATCGAGGCCCATCTCAACAATGGTATCGTTCTGCAGGCAACAGGGCGGCTGGACGCTGCCATCCAGTCCTATGAAGCGGCTCTGGCTCTGAAGCCGGATCTGGCGCAGGCCCACAACAACATGGGGAATGCCTTGAGGCAGATGGGCCGGGTGAAGGAGGCCGAGGAGTCCTACAGGCGGGCCATCTCCCTGAAGCCGGATTTTGCCGAAAGCCTTTATAATCTGGGGCGGGCGTTGCAGGATCAGGGCAAATACAGCGAGGCCCTTGGCGTCCTTGAAAAGGCATTGTCCGTTCGGCCCGACCTTCCCGAAGCCCATAATGATATCGGCACCATCCTGTGCGAGCAGCAGGACTTTGCCGGGTCCATCAAGGCCTTTCAAAAGGCCATTGCGCTGAGGCCGGATTTCTTTGTGGCGCATAACAATCTTGGCAATGTTCTGTTCGAGAATGGTGAGTTTGAAGCGGCGGTTAGCGCTTGTCAGAAAGCCCTTGCCATCAATCCCGACTATGCGATGGCCTACAGCAATCTGGGCATTATCCATGAAACCTGCGGCCGGCTGGACGAGGCGCGGGCTGCCTTCAGGAAGGCCCTTGCGATCAAGCCCGATTTTGCCAAGGTGCACCGGGATCTTAGCCGGATTGTCAAATATGCCCCGAATGATCCCCAGGGCGCGGTAATCGAGGGGCTGTTGCAGGGCGAAGGGCGCTCAATTGAAGACAGCTGCTTTCTCCATTACGCATTGGCCAAGATCTGCGAGGACTGTGGCGACTTCAAAGGGGCTCTGGAGCATTATGACGCCGGTGGGGCCTTGCGGCAGGAATTGTTCGGCTACAGGTTCGAGCAGGACGAGGCGCTGTTTGCAGGCATCAGGGCGGCGGCGCCCGGTTTGCGTCAGATGGCCTTGCAGCCTGACGCGGGGACGAGCGGTGTTACGCCCGTTTTCATTCTTGGCATGCCGCGGTCGGGTACGACACTGGTGGAGCAGATCCTTTCCAGCCATTCACTGGTGACCGGCGCCGACGAGCTGTTGGAGGTAAGTCAGCTTGGTGGTCGCATCAGTGCGGGCAAGGAGCCTGTGACGGAAGAGGCTCTGCGCGCGTTCAGAGCGGGATATCTCAACGCCATTGCCAAACTTGCTGATGGCAAACCCTATGTAACCGACAAGATGCCGCAGAATTTCCTGCATATCGGCCTGATCTGTGCTGCGTTTCCCGAAGCCAGAATCATTCACGTCAAACGGGACGCTGCGGCGACCTGCTGGTCCAACTTCAAGACCTACTTCCTCTCCAATGCGCTTGGCTACAGCTACAGTCTCGAAACGGTTGTCCGGTATTACAAGCTCTATGACTCTCTCATGGCCTTCTGGCAAGAGACCTTCGGCGAGCGGATTCTGGATCTCGATTATGAGGCGCTGACTGTCGATCCGGAACCGGCAACCAGAGCATTGATTGCTCATGTCGGCTTGGACTGGGCAAGTGCCTGCCTGTCTCCGCATCTTAACCGCCGGGTTGCCCGAACCGCATCCAACCAGCAGGTTCGGAAGGAAATCTACAAGGGAAGTTCCGAGGAATGGCGCAAGTTCGAGCCGTTTCTAGGTGGTGCCTTTGACGCCCTGGCCGTAAAGGGCTGA
- a CDS encoding thiamine pyrophosphate-dependent enzyme: protein METTGQALCRALIARGVDTVFGIPGAHMYDFNDALHERRDAIRFIHTRHEQGAGYMAYGYAKSTGSIGAYTVVPGPGVLNSGAALCTAYGANAPVLCLTGNIMSDLIGRGRGQLHELPDQLQTLAGLTKRAERIDHQCQSAAVLGDVIDTMLSGRQGPGAVEAPWDVFGMKGPDVVLPEARPKAAPQVDPTQIEAAAALIAGARNPLIMVGGGAVEAGESIAALAELLGAPVTSHRSGKGVVSDEHPNTLNFVAAHAYWKDVDVLIGIGSRLELQYMRWRWLPEGLKVVRIDIDPTEMVRLKPDVAVVADADAGTRALLEALSGHKADGRKEEFARRNKEARERFATVQPQIGYLEAIREALPRDGFFVEEICQMGFAARFAFPVYEPRHYVTCGYQDNLGFGFNTALGVKVAHPDKAVVSISGDGGFMFGVQELATAVQHNIAVVAIVFNNQAYGNVLRDQKDSYSGHILGSELGNPDFVKLAESFGVTAFRAASPAELKSALDEALSLHRPALIEVPVERGSEISPWPFIHPAPPQG, encoded by the coding sequence ATGGAAACCACCGGACAGGCCCTGTGCAGGGCATTGATTGCGCGTGGCGTTGATACGGTATTCGGAATTCCCGGCGCTCACATGTATGACTTCAATGATGCGCTTCATGAAAGACGGGACGCGATCCGCTTCATCCACACGCGCCACGAGCAGGGGGCTGGCTATATGGCCTATGGCTATGCCAAGTCCACGGGCTCCATCGGGGCCTACACGGTGGTTCCGGGACCGGGCGTGCTCAACTCCGGCGCGGCGCTGTGCACCGCCTATGGGGCCAACGCTCCGGTGCTGTGTCTGACCGGCAATATCATGTCCGATCTGATCGGGCGGGGGCGCGGGCAGTTGCACGAATTGCCCGACCAGCTGCAGACGCTCGCTGGGCTCACCAAGCGGGCCGAGCGGATCGACCATCAGTGCCAGAGTGCGGCAGTGCTGGGCGACGTGATTGACACCATGCTGTCCGGTCGGCAGGGGCCCGGGGCGGTGGAGGCGCCATGGGATGTGTTCGGCATGAAAGGGCCGGATGTCGTGCTGCCGGAGGCGAGGCCGAAGGCAGCACCTCAGGTCGACCCCACTCAGATCGAGGCCGCTGCAGCGCTGATTGCCGGCGCCCGAAATCCGTTGATCATGGTCGGTGGCGGGGCCGTGGAAGCAGGGGAGAGCATTGCCGCTCTTGCCGAATTGCTGGGGGCACCGGTCACTTCGCACCGGTCTGGCAAGGGCGTGGTCAGCGACGAGCATCCCAATACGCTCAATTTTGTTGCCGCCCATGCCTACTGGAAAGATGTCGATGTGCTGATCGGCATCGGTAGCCGTCTGGAATTGCAATATATGCGCTGGCGCTGGTTGCCTGAAGGCCTGAAGGTCGTCCGGATCGACATCGACCCAACGGAAATGGTGCGGCTCAAGCCGGACGTTGCTGTGGTGGCCGATGCGGACGCGGGCACCCGTGCTCTGCTTGAGGCACTTTCCGGGCACAAGGCGGACGGGCGGAAGGAAGAATTCGCCCGTCGCAACAAAGAGGCCAGAGAACGCTTCGCCACCGTTCAGCCACAGATCGGCTATCTGGAGGCGATCCGGGAGGCACTGCCAAGGGATGGTTTCTTTGTCGAGGAAATCTGTCAGATGGGCTTTGCCGCCCGCTTTGCCTTCCCGGTCTATGAGCCTCGCCATTATGTCACCTGCGGCTATCAGGACAATCTCGGCTTTGGCTTCAACACGGCGTTGGGCGTCAAGGTCGCCCACCCGGACAAGGCGGTCGTGTCGATATCCGGCGATGGCGGGTTCATGTTCGGCGTGCAGGAGCTGGCAACTGCCGTACAGCATAATATTGCTGTGGTGGCGATTGTGTTCAACAATCAGGCCTATGGCAATGTGCTGAGAGATCAGAAGGATAGCTATTCCGGCCATATTCTCGGATCGGAACTGGGCAATCCGGATTTTGTCAAACTGGCCGAGAGTTTCGGTGTCACGGCTTTCCGCGCGGCATCCCCTGCCGAGCTCAAATCGGCTCTGGATGAGGCTCTGTCTCTCCACCGGCCCGCTCTCATCGAGGTGCCGGTGGAGCGGGGCAGCGAGATCAGCCCGTGGCCCTTCATCCATCCTGCTCCACCGCAGGGATAA
- a CDS encoding aromatic amino acid transaminase, whose protein sequence is MFDKLQEQPQVGLLGLLIAFQADPRPNKIDLGVGLYRDATGRTPVMRAVKAAEKYLQEHQDSKSYIGREGDLAFVNLLKPIIFGEGSDLIDCTVGLQTPGGCGAIRLGADVIATASPEARIWTGTPGWPSHNLFFEASSQQIVEYPFFDLVEQKILFDNVLKALNAASEGDVILLHGCCHNPTGQDFSTEQWQEITDLLVRRKLVPFLDLAYQGLGGGLEKDAQALRLVLGAVDEAIISYSCDKNFGLYRDRVGALFLMSRNPRDLKAAGSNAGTCAAPNWGMPPDHGAAVVRTVLQSEELTAIWKAELEEMCARVNGNRAALADAHPDLGFIRHQGGLFSTLNMSPQTAKRMREAYGIYFADSGRMNLAGMQPRDVQPIIEALVAEGVLKAV, encoded by the coding sequence ATGTTTGACAAATTGCAGGAGCAGCCGCAAGTCGGTCTGCTGGGTCTTCTCATCGCCTTTCAGGCAGATCCGCGCCCCAACAAGATCGATCTGGGTGTTGGCCTTTATCGCGATGCGACGGGACGGACGCCTGTCATGCGGGCCGTCAAGGCTGCCGAGAAATATCTGCAGGAACATCAGGACAGCAAGAGCTACATCGGCCGGGAAGGCGATCTTGCATTCGTCAATCTGCTCAAGCCGATCATTTTCGGAGAGGGAAGCGATCTCATCGATTGCACGGTGGGTCTGCAGACCCCAGGCGGATGCGGCGCCATCAGGCTCGGTGCCGATGTGATTGCCACCGCCAGCCCCGAGGCGCGGATCTGGACCGGAACACCGGGCTGGCCAAGCCACAACCTGTTTTTCGAGGCTTCCAGCCAGCAGATCGTCGAGTATCCATTCTTTGATCTGGTTGAACAGAAAATCCTGTTCGACAACGTGCTCAAGGCCCTCAATGCCGCTAGCGAAGGCGATGTTATCCTGCTGCACGGCTGCTGCCACAACCCGACCGGACAGGATTTCTCCACCGAGCAGTGGCAGGAGATCACAGATCTGCTGGTTCGGCGCAAGCTGGTGCCGTTTCTTGATCTAGCCTATCAGGGGCTGGGCGGTGGGCTCGAGAAGGACGCCCAGGCCCTGCGGCTGGTTCTTGGGGCGGTCGATGAGGCGATCATTTCCTATTCCTGCGACAAGAACTTCGGTCTCTACCGTGATCGCGTCGGGGCCCTGTTCCTGATGAGCCGTAATCCGCGCGATCTCAAGGCCGCCGGAAGCAATGCGGGCACCTGTGCCGCGCCCAACTGGGGCATGCCGCCGGATCATGGCGCCGCTGTCGTGCGGACGGTGTTGCAGAGTGAAGAACTGACGGCCATCTGGAAGGCCGAGCTTGAGGAAATGTGCGCCCGTGTCAACGGCAATCGGGCTGCACTTGCCGATGCCCACCCGGATCTCGGCTTCATCAGGCATCAGGGTGGCCTGTTCTCGACCCTCAACATGTCACCGCAGACGGCCAAACGCATGCGGGAAGCCTATGGCATCTATTTTGCCGATTCCGGCCGGATGAATCTGGCAGGCATGCAGCCCCGCGACGTTCAGCCGATCATCGAGGCGCTTGTCGCCGAAGGCGTGCTCAAGGCGGTCTGA
- a CDS encoding FAD-dependent oxidoreductase, with translation MDTNFTIIGGGVVGMSLAWGLLKHGHRVTILDGDDGSYRASRGNFGLVWVQGKGAKAPHYARWTRLSASLFADFVEELTETTGIPLGLQQNGGFDYHFSEESLARTLATYEKLKQDLGGDYPFEVLRGEDLRKEEPTVGPEVQAAILHHEDGHLNPLKLLHALHRDVQRMGGIYRPNHQVMTVSKTDHFTLTCANGETFHSERVILSAGLGALALGPSMGFVTPLEPERGQVLITEKLPPMLRRPSVTARQVDEGGIQIGATNERVGFQNNTTTRGLASLAAEAIRTHPFLAKTKLVRSWGALRIMSRDGLPIYQQSPTMPGAYLVTCHSGITLAAVHGKRLPGWFDQKDDAPNLEKFSEDRFRL, from the coding sequence ATGGACACGAATTTCACGATCATCGGCGGCGGTGTGGTTGGTATGTCACTGGCATGGGGCCTGCTCAAGCACGGCCACAGGGTGACGATACTGGATGGTGACGACGGATCCTACCGGGCAAGCCGGGGCAATTTCGGCCTTGTGTGGGTTCAGGGCAAGGGGGCCAAGGCCCCCCACTATGCCAGATGGACCCGATTGTCCGCCTCGCTGTTTGCCGACTTCGTTGAGGAACTGACCGAGACGACAGGCATCCCGCTCGGCTTGCAGCAGAATGGCGGCTTCGATTACCATTTCTCCGAGGAAAGCCTTGCCCGCACTCTTGCTACCTATGAGAAGCTGAAGCAGGACCTGGGGGGCGACTATCCCTTCGAGGTGCTGCGCGGCGAAGACCTGCGCAAGGAGGAACCGACCGTTGGACCGGAGGTTCAGGCAGCAATCCTGCATCATGAAGACGGCCATCTCAATCCGCTGAAGCTCCTTCATGCCCTGCACAGGGACGTCCAGCGCATGGGTGGCATCTACCGGCCCAACCATCAGGTGATGACCGTCAGCAAGACCGACCATTTTACCCTGACCTGCGCCAACGGCGAAACCTTCCACTCGGAACGGGTCATCCTGTCCGCCGGACTGGGCGCATTGGCGCTCGGCCCCTCGATGGGCTTTGTCACCCCGCTTGAGCCGGAAAGAGGTCAGGTGCTGATCACCGAGAAGCTACCGCCGATGCTCAGGCGCCCTTCAGTGACCGCTCGACAGGTCGATGAAGGCGGCATCCAGATCGGCGCCACCAACGAGCGGGTCGGCTTCCAGAACAACACGACCACCCGCGGCCTCGCCTCTCTGGCCGCAGAGGCAATTCGAACCCACCCCTTCCTTGCCAAGACCAAACTGGTCAGAAGCTGGGGCGCCCTCCGGATCATGTCGAGAGACGGCCTGCCCATCTATCAGCAAAGCCCGACCATGCCGGGCGCCTATCTTGTGACCTGCCACAGCGGCATCACCCTTGCTGCCGTCCATGGCAAACGGCTGCCTGGCTGGTTCGACCAGAAAGACGATGCGCCAAATTTGGAGAAGTTCAGTGAAGACCGCTTCAGGCTTTAA
- a CDS encoding (2Fe-2S)-binding protein: MKTASGFNTIGEAAEQAVLVPVQFDGKDYMLPEGANLAASLLAAGVSVFRNTLASGAPRGPFCMMGVCYDCLVEIDGVTRQACQTQVSANMQVSKPAIPAAALREDDHA, encoded by the coding sequence GTGAAGACCGCTTCAGGCTTTAACACCATTGGCGAGGCCGCAGAACAGGCGGTCCTCGTCCCCGTGCAGTTTGACGGCAAGGACTACATGCTGCCCGAAGGTGCCAATCTCGCTGCCAGCTTGCTGGCAGCCGGGGTCTCCGTCTTCCGCAACACCCTGGCCTCCGGTGCACCGCGCGGCCCCTTCTGCATGATGGGCGTCTGCTACGACTGTCTTGTTGAGATCGACGGCGTCACCCGTCAGGCCTGCCAGACACAGGTTTCCGCCAACATGCAGGTCAGCAAACCGGCGATACCCGCAGCCGCACTCCGGGAGGACGATCATGCGTGA
- a CDS encoding NAD(P)/FAD-dependent oxidoreductase has translation MRETDLAIIGAGPAGMAAASEAANAGIASILIDEQPTVGGQIYRDVQRVAPLRGAMLGQDYLDGLPLARAVANPLISHIAGAVVWQVETDGTITYSIDDQSHQVKASRILIATGAIERPMPLPGWTLPGVMTVGAGQILLKQSGLIPNRAVLVGCGPLLYVLASQMLKANTPPLAIIETQTTGDLMAAMKHVGGALRGWRYLLKGSKLLAALKLGGVKRYTGARNISIEGEEAVTGISFDTGGKRQAIACDTALLHHGVVPNVQISRALQLDHDWNGQQACFSPKLDLWGKSSEAGIFIAGDGAGIGGAKAAALCGRLSALKIANELGKLSEAELAARATPLKAGLSSESAARPFLDRAYPPFREAQSPRNETIVCRCEEVTAGDIRKATALGCQGPNQLKAFLRAGMGPCQGRGCGLTVSALFAEETGKPIAEVGYFKIRSPLKPITLGELASLEKDAD, from the coding sequence ATGCGTGAGACAGACCTTGCCATCATCGGCGCCGGACCAGCAGGCATGGCGGCCGCCAGCGAGGCGGCCAATGCGGGCATTGCCTCCATCCTCATTGACGAGCAGCCGACCGTCGGCGGCCAGATCTATCGCGATGTCCAGCGCGTGGCCCCATTGCGCGGCGCCATGCTCGGGCAGGACTATCTCGATGGCCTGCCGCTGGCAAGGGCCGTTGCCAATCCGCTCATCAGCCATATCGCCGGAGCGGTAGTCTGGCAGGTGGAAACGGATGGCACCATCACCTATTCCATTGATGACCAGTCGCACCAGGTCAAGGCAAGCCGCATCCTGATCGCCACTGGCGCCATCGAACGCCCGATGCCCCTGCCGGGCTGGACCCTGCCCGGGGTGATGACCGTCGGGGCGGGGCAGATCCTACTCAAGCAATCCGGGCTCATCCCCAACAGGGCGGTACTCGTCGGTTGTGGTCCGCTGCTCTATGTGCTGGCCAGCCAGATGCTGAAAGCCAACACCCCGCCACTGGCGATCATCGAAACCCAGACCACGGGCGACCTGATGGCCGCCATGAAGCATGTCGGCGGCGCCCTGCGTGGCTGGCGCTATCTGCTCAAGGGCAGCAAGCTGCTCGCGGCTCTGAAGCTCGGCGGTGTCAAGCGCTACACCGGCGCACGCAATATCAGCATCGAGGGCGAAGAGGCCGTCACCGGCATCAGTTTTGATACCGGCGGCAAACGCCAGGCAATAGCCTGCGACACGGCCCTCTTGCATCATGGCGTCGTGCCGAACGTCCAGATCAGTCGCGCCCTGCAGCTGGACCATGACTGGAATGGCCAACAGGCCTGTTTCAGCCCGAAACTCGACCTGTGGGGCAAGAGCTCCGAGGCTGGCATCTTCATCGCCGGTGATGGCGCAGGCATCGGCGGCGCCAAGGCTGCCGCCCTCTGCGGCAGGCTCTCGGCCCTCAAGATCGCCAACGAGCTGGGCAAACTTTCAGAGGCCGAGCTTGCAGCCAGAGCCACCCCGTTAAAAGCAGGACTGTCGAGCGAATCCGCCGCTCGCCCCTTCCTTGACCGGGCCTATCCGCCGTTCCGCGAGGCTCAGTCACCACGCAACGAGACCATCGTCTGCCGCTGCGAGGAAGTGACCGCAGGTGACATCCGCAAGGCCACTGCTCTTGGCTGTCAGGGTCCGAACCAGCTCAAGGCCTTCCTGCGGGCAGGCATGGGGCCCTGTCAGGGACGCGGCTGCGGCCTCACCGTCTCGGCCCTCTTTGCCGAGGAAACAGGAAAGCCGATCGCTGAGGTTGGCTACTTCAAGATCAGGTCACCGCTTAAGCCCATCACACTGGGCGAACTGGCATCCCTTGAAAAGGATGCAGACTGA
- a CDS encoding ATP-binding cassette domain-containing protein: protein MLSAEGLVHGFGATPVLDHVALTVKPGDRVGIAGPSGVGKTTLGRILAGQVAPHAGTVRWDGKPLGDYRGASPVQLAPQSPELAVDPRWTIAEVLDNGGVVDGAVLAALGIQPAWGRRRSRELSGGELARVSLARLLLPTTRVLICDEITTQLDALAARQIWSALLPLVAERDIALIVISHEDRLRSAVCTQEFTLSGGRLGGGRLVG, encoded by the coding sequence ATGCTGAGTGCTGAAGGGTTGGTGCACGGATTTGGCGCGACGCCCGTGCTCGACCATGTTGCCCTGACCGTGAAACCGGGAGACCGGGTTGGCATAGCCGGGCCGTCCGGCGTTGGCAAGACGACACTCGGGCGCATTCTGGCCGGTCAGGTTGCCCCTCATGCCGGGACGGTTCGCTGGGATGGCAAGCCACTGGGCGACTACCGGGGCGCGTCACCGGTGCAGCTTGCACCGCAGTCGCCGGAACTGGCTGTTGATCCGCGCTGGACGATTGCCGAGGTTCTGGACAATGGCGGGGTCGTGGATGGTGCGGTTCTGGCTGCGCTTGGCATCCAGCCCGCTTGGGGGAGGCGTCGCAGTCGCGAGCTGTCCGGTGGGGAACTGGCGCGGGTTTCCCTTGCTCGGCTGTTGCTGCCGACGACCCGGGTTCTCATCTGCGACGAGATCACGACGCAGTTGGATGCGCTGGCCGCACGGCAGATCTGGTCGGCGCTGTTGCCGCTGGTTGCCGAGCGCGATATTGCCCTTATCGTCATCAGTCACGAGGACCGGCTGCGCTCGGCTGTTTGCACGCAGGAGTTCACCCTGAGTGGCGGACGGCTGGGGGGCGGGCGACTGGTCGGCTGA
- a CDS encoding ATP-binding cassette domain-containing protein → MLKVNKLSVRFRQHDGSRLAPIEDVSFTLGRGELVGLVGGSGAGKSLIAEALIGTLPRNAEVSGAVSLNGSVPPKGAIALAPQGRDALDPLAPSGRQVARFARLARVSCDVPQLFADLGLPPSTVKLWPHELSGGMAKRVLVATALATGADYLIADEPTVGLDGANADRIMALLADLAASGRAVLVISHDLVRLARVARRMVILEEGRQVEVADAIAFAEDRLVHPFSRALWQAQTWEHFASEGA, encoded by the coding sequence ATGCTCAAGGTCAACAAGCTGTCGGTTCGCTTTCGCCAGCATGATGGCAGCCGACTGGCACCAATTGAGGACGTCTCCTTCACGCTCGGGCGCGGGGAGCTGGTCGGGCTGGTGGGCGGTTCCGGGGCGGGAAAAAGCCTGATCGCCGAAGCGCTGATCGGCACTCTGCCACGCAACGCGGAAGTGTCCGGTGCCGTTTCCTTGAATGGTTCGGTGCCGCCAAAAGGAGCAATCGCGCTGGCACCTCAAGGGCGGGACGCTCTCGATCCGCTCGCTCCTTCCGGGCGGCAGGTGGCCCGCTTTGCCCGGCTTGCCCGTGTGTCCTGCGATGTGCCGCAATTGTTTGCCGATCTCGGCCTTCCGCCCTCCACCGTCAAGCTCTGGCCGCATGAACTCTCTGGCGGGATGGCCAAGCGTGTGCTGGTGGCAACGGCGCTGGCGACCGGTGCGGACTATCTCATCGCCGACGAACCGACGGTGGGGCTTGATGGTGCCAACGCCGACCGGATCATGGCACTGCTGGCCGATCTTGCCGCAAGTGGACGTGCCGTTCTGGTGATCAGCCACGATCTTGTGCGGTTGGCCAGAGTGGCGCGCCGCATGGTGATCCTTGAAGAGGGCAGGCAGGTCGAGGTGGCCGATGCCATCGCCTTTGCTGAAGATCGGTTGGTTCATCCCTTCTCCAGGGCGCTCTGGCAGGCTCAGACTTGGGAACATTTCGCATCGGAGGGCGCCTGA
- a CDS encoding ABC transporter permease: protein MTDLVQDAVLAEEPSFPSESARHSRLSVRRQAMLSGAVALTLVLGVLIVAAFIPTDTLRVNPATRMFAPSLQYLFGTDLLGRDMLVRTTLALGQSVGIGLFAAVVSTALSVVLGLVASVNRVADRIVGVATELFLGLPHFVLLMLVAYAAGGGVRGVILAVGLTHWPRLARVLRHEAQRVMASDYVAVSRGLGRSPLWVARRHLLPHLIPQIVAGFVLIFPHAILHEAGLSFLGLGVPPHLPSIGVILSESLRALGSGLWWLAFFPGLGLLLVALSFEVFGESLRRATDPDEGVA from the coding sequence ATGACCGATCTGGTGCAGGACGCTGTTCTGGCTGAAGAGCCATCCTTCCCCTCCGAATCCGCCAGACACTCGCGCTTGTCGGTGCGGCGACAGGCCATGCTGAGTGGTGCAGTTGCCCTGACGCTGGTGCTCGGGGTTCTGATCGTTGCGGCCTTCATCCCCACCGATACGCTGCGCGTAAACCCGGCAACCCGCATGTTTGCGCCTTCGCTGCAGTATCTGTTCGGCACAGATCTGCTTGGACGCGACATGCTGGTGCGCACCACGCTGGCGCTTGGCCAGTCGGTGGGGATCGGGCTGTTCGCGGCGGTGGTGTCTACTGCGCTGTCGGTTGTGCTGGGCCTCGTTGCCAGCGTCAACAGGGTGGCAGACCGGATCGTTGGGGTGGCGACCGAGCTGTTTCTGGGCCTTCCTCATTTTGTGCTGCTGATGCTGGTGGCCTATGCTGCCGGAGGCGGCGTGCGTGGTGTAATCCTTGCTGTCGGGCTCACCCATTGGCCGCGCCTTGCCCGGGTGCTGCGCCACGAAGCGCAAAGGGTGATGGCCTCGGACTATGTTGCCGTCTCCCGCGGGCTTGGACGGTCTCCCTTGTGGGTGGCACGACGCCATCTGCTGCCCCATCTCATTCCGCAGATCGTTGCCGGGTTCGTGTTGATCTTTCCCCATGCGATCCTGCATGAGGCCGGTCTTTCATTCCTCGGGCTGGGTGTGCCGCCGCATCTGCCATCAATCGGAGTGATCCTGTCGGAATCCCTGCGGGCGCTTGGATCCGGGCTGTGGTGGCTTGCCTTCTTCCCCGGTCTGGGGCTGCTGCTGGTTGCGTTGTCTTTCGAGGTTTTCGGTGAATCCCTGCGTCGGGCGACCGATCCGGATGAGGGAGTGGCCTGA